In Massilia forsythiae, one DNA window encodes the following:
- a CDS encoding AI-2E family transporter, with amino-acid sequence MTQLTLQQKCFLLLLTIVTIGFVWILMPYFGAVFWGMVFAILFESLYRRFLGVTKQKPTWAALLTLLTVIVSVLIPLGLITASLVNEAATVYSRVGSGQINFAEYFQRILHALPSWMVGLLERFGLTSMASLQQKLTAGATQISQTGAKYALNFGMNTFDFLVGLTVMLYLLFFLLRDGESLARRIRHAVPLGRKYKSRLFDNFTTVIRATVKGNVLVAAAQGALGGLAFWFLHVEAPLLWAVVMAFLSLLPAVGAAIVWVPVAIYFLATGAIWQGVFLVVFGVLVIGLVDNLLRPLLVGKDTKMPDYVVLLSTIGGMELFGLNGFVIGPVVAALFIAAWDLFASAEEFHDE; translated from the coding sequence ATGACCCAGTTGACCCTCCAGCAGAAATGCTTCCTGCTCCTTCTCACCATCGTCACCATCGGCTTCGTCTGGATCCTGATGCCCTACTTCGGCGCCGTGTTCTGGGGCATGGTGTTCGCGATCCTGTTCGAATCGCTGTACCGCCGCTTCCTCGGCGTGACCAAGCAGAAGCCGACCTGGGCCGCGCTGCTGACGCTGCTGACCGTGATCGTGTCGGTGCTGATCCCGCTCGGCCTGATCACCGCCTCGCTGGTCAACGAGGCGGCCACGGTGTACAGCCGGGTCGGCTCCGGCCAGATCAACTTCGCCGAATACTTCCAGCGCATCCTCCACGCCCTGCCAAGCTGGATGGTCGGTTTGCTGGAGCGCTTTGGCCTGACCAGCATGGCCTCGCTGCAGCAGAAGCTGACTGCCGGCGCCACCCAAATCAGCCAAACCGGCGCCAAGTACGCGCTCAACTTCGGCATGAACACCTTCGACTTCCTGGTCGGCCTGACCGTGATGCTGTACCTGCTGTTCTTCCTGCTGCGCGACGGCGAGTCGCTGGCGCGCCGCATCCGCCACGCGGTGCCGCTGGGCCGCAAGTACAAGAGCCGCCTGTTCGACAACTTCACCACCGTGATCCGCGCCACCGTCAAGGGCAACGTGCTGGTGGCGGCGGCGCAGGGTGCGCTGGGCGGCCTGGCGTTCTGGTTCCTGCACGTGGAAGCGCCGCTGCTGTGGGCCGTGGTGATGGCCTTCCTGTCGCTGCTGCCGGCGGTCGGCGCCGCCATCGTGTGGGTACCGGTCGCCATCTACTTCCTGGCCACCGGCGCCATCTGGCAAGGTGTCTTCCTGGTCGTGTTCGGCGTGCTGGTGATCGGACTGGTCGACAACCTGCTGCGCCCCCTGCTGGTCGGCAAGGACACCAAGATGCCGGACTACGTGGTGCTGCTGTCGACCATCGGCGGCATGGAGCTGTTCGGCCTGAACGGCTTCGTGATCGGGCCGGTGGTGGCGGCCCTGTTCATCGCGGCGTGGGACCTGTTCGCGTCGGCGGAGGAATTCCACGATGAGTGA
- a CDS encoding TonB-dependent receptor — protein sequence MKPSLILGLAGALCAVAHAQAQTAPDSLPSQQQDPVQPIPATVRVSAHYDNGVGTADAASEGTVTAALIASRPALRPGEVLEFVPGVIVTQHSGDGKANQYFLRGFNLDHGTDFATFVDSMPVNMRTHAHGQGYTDLNFLIPELIGKIHYRKGPYYADEGDFASAGAAHMGLVDKLDRGLAALTVGADGYRRAVAADSSALGAGNLLYAVELAHNDGPWRTPEAFHKSSALLRWTGAIGIDRFSLTAMAYRGAWHATSQIPLRAVQGGALDEFAAVDPSDGGHTARYSLSAEWRRRTADTLSEAHAYAVRSDLALYNDFTYFLDDPVNGDQFLQTERRKMGGFDLAHTWFGQLAGRPMNNAVGLQGRFDRIAPLGLYASARQRILSTTAESRVSEASAAAWFQNTVQWTPWLRSIAGVRWDRYRFDVASSILENSGTADDHVASPKLSLVFGPWNKTEFFANYGEGFHSNDARGTTAHLAARELEPVDPVTPLVKTRGAEIGARSEIVPGLQSSMALWGLRSASELVFSGDAGDTSPSRASKRSGIEWNNHYVANRWLLLDLDLAWSRARYTGVDAAGDHVPGAVEKVASFGATVNDAGPWSGAFQLRWFGPRPLIEDDSVRSSSTAIAYLRAGYRIDRRWQLTADVFNLFDHKASDVDYYYASRLPGEPAGGVDDIHYHPVEPRTLRLTLRTTF from the coding sequence ATGAAACCATCCCTGATCCTCGGCCTGGCCGGGGCGCTGTGCGCCGTCGCGCACGCACAGGCGCAGACCGCGCCCGATTCCCTCCCATCGCAACAACAAGACCCGGTGCAGCCGATCCCGGCGACGGTGCGCGTCAGCGCCCACTACGACAACGGCGTCGGCACCGCGGACGCCGCCAGCGAAGGCACGGTCACGGCCGCGCTGATCGCCAGCCGGCCGGCGCTGCGGCCGGGCGAGGTGCTGGAATTCGTGCCGGGCGTGATCGTCACCCAGCACAGCGGCGACGGCAAGGCCAACCAGTACTTCCTGCGCGGCTTCAACCTCGACCACGGCACCGACTTCGCCACCTTCGTCGACAGCATGCCGGTCAACATGCGCACCCACGCGCACGGCCAGGGCTACACCGACCTGAACTTCCTGATCCCGGAACTGATCGGCAAGATCCACTACCGCAAGGGGCCGTACTACGCCGACGAGGGCGACTTCGCCTCGGCCGGCGCCGCCCACATGGGCCTGGTCGACAAGCTGGACCGGGGCCTGGCCGCGCTCACCGTCGGCGCCGACGGCTACCGCCGCGCCGTGGCGGCCGATTCGAGCGCGCTCGGCGCCGGCAACCTGCTGTATGCGGTCGAGCTGGCGCACAACGACGGCCCCTGGCGGACGCCGGAAGCCTTCCATAAATCGTCGGCGCTGCTGCGCTGGACCGGCGCTATCGGCATCGACCGCTTCAGCTTGACCGCGATGGCCTACCGGGGCGCCTGGCACGCCACCAGCCAGATCCCGCTGCGCGCGGTGCAGGGCGGCGCGCTCGACGAATTCGCCGCGGTCGACCCGAGCGACGGCGGCCACACGGCGCGCTACAGCCTGAGCGCCGAATGGCGCCGGCGCACGGCGGACACGCTGAGCGAGGCGCATGCCTACGCGGTGCGCTCGGACCTGGCGCTGTACAACGACTTTACCTACTTCCTCGACGACCCGGTCAATGGCGACCAGTTCCTGCAGACCGAGCGGCGCAAGATGGGCGGCTTCGACCTCGCCCACACCTGGTTCGGCCAGCTGGCGGGACGGCCGATGAACAACGCGGTCGGGCTGCAGGGCCGCTTCGACCGCATCGCGCCGCTCGGCCTGTACGCGAGCGCACGCCAGCGCATCCTGTCCACCACGGCCGAATCGCGCGTGTCCGAAGCCAGCGCCGCGGCCTGGTTCCAGAATACGGTCCAGTGGACGCCCTGGCTGCGCTCGATCGCCGGCGTGCGCTGGGACCGCTACCGCTTCGACGTGGCCAGCTCGATCCTGGAAAACAGCGGCACGGCCGACGACCACGTCGCCTCGCCCAAGCTGTCGCTGGTGTTCGGGCCGTGGAACAAGACCGAGTTCTTCGCCAACTACGGCGAAGGCTTCCACAGCAACGACGCGCGCGGCACCACCGCGCACCTAGCGGCGCGCGAGCTGGAACCGGTGGACCCGGTGACGCCGCTGGTGAAGACGCGCGGCGCCGAGATCGGCGCGCGCAGCGAGATCGTGCCCGGCCTGCAAAGCTCGATGGCGCTGTGGGGACTGCGCTCGGCCTCGGAACTGGTGTTCTCGGGCGACGCCGGCGACACCTCGCCGAGCCGCGCCAGCAAGCGCTCCGGCATCGAGTGGAACAACCATTACGTGGCCAACCGCTGGCTGCTGCTCGACCTCGACCTGGCCTGGTCGCGCGCCCGCTACACCGGCGTCGACGCGGCCGGCGACCACGTGCCGGGCGCGGTCGAGAAGGTGGCTTCGTTCGGCGCCACCGTCAACGATGCCGGCCCGTGGTCGGGCGCGTTCCAGCTGCGCTGGTTCGGCCCGCGCCCGCTGATCGAGGACGACAGCGTGCGCTCCTCCAGCACCGCCATCGCCTACCTGCGCGCCGGCTACCGCATCGATCGGCGCTGGCAGCTGACAGCGGACGTGTTCAACCTGTTCGACCACAAGGCGAGCGACGTCGACTATTACTACGCGTCGCGCCTGCCGGGCGAGCCGGCGGGCGGGGTGGACGATATCCACTACCACCCGGTGGAGCCGCGCACGCTGCGGTTGACGTTGCGGACCACGTTCTGA
- a CDS encoding heavy metal translocating P-type ATPase has product MEAIVKDTPALQFDIRGMTCASCVARVEKALAAVPGVQDASVNLATEKASVRGAGLDAGLLAAAVVKAGYEADLIDQARTSAPRRAQEQGARLPAWWPVAAAAALSLPLAAPMLLRPLGIDWMASGWLQLLLATPVQFWLGARFYRAGWKALRAGAGNMDLLVAIGTSAAYALSLWMLLASGAHHLYFESSAVVITLVLLGKWLEGRARGQTVQAIRALEALRPATALVRRGGRDVTVAPDALRSGDVLVVAPGQRVAADGRVLEGASHLDESLLTGESLPVAKGPGARVTGGAVNGEGLLLVEVTAVGADTMLNRIIRMVEDAQAVKAPIQRLVDRVSAVFVPAVLLVSLATLFGWGLATGDWRQALLNAVAVQVIACPCALGLATPTGIMVGTGAAARHGILIKDAEALETAHALQAVVFDKTGTLTEGRPQVVALEGDDPRRVLALAWAVQQGSTHPLARAVSEAAQARLGSTQASAIDDDVYANTAAAAARAPAPLSTPLPALDAMALPGRGVQARVDGETVYLGSRRLMRELGVATGRLDDAARRHEADGRTVSWLAAGLPGALQVRGLLAFGDRVKPTSAAAVARLRALGIEVAMLSGDNRGAAAAVARQLGIERFTAEVLPGDKADAVRAMMAAGSKVAMVGDGINDAPALAAADVGIAMAGGSDVAMHTAGVTLMRGDPLLVADAIDVSRRTYRKIRQNLAWAFVYNVVGIPVAALGLLNPVLAGAAMALSSVSVVTNALLLRRWRPADAVAAAPLAQAELPALALLPAAVPQTMENVAQPAPSTDTAHSAPSSNEAHPAPIVNAAHPAPQPTGEHTMYQLTVEDMSCKHCVGRVTKAVQEVDQDARVEIDLPTKQVTIDSGADLGRIAEAIDAAGYPVTARAGG; this is encoded by the coding sequence ATGGAAGCGATCGTCAAGGACACCCCCGCGCTGCAGTTCGACATCCGCGGCATGACCTGCGCCTCGTGCGTGGCGCGCGTCGAAAAGGCGCTGGCGGCGGTGCCGGGCGTGCAGGATGCCAGCGTCAACCTGGCCACCGAAAAGGCCAGCGTGCGCGGCGCCGGCCTGGATGCCGGGCTGCTCGCCGCCGCGGTGGTCAAGGCCGGCTACGAGGCCGACCTCATCGACCAGGCGCGCACGTCCGCGCCACGCCGCGCCCAGGAACAGGGCGCGCGCCTGCCGGCGTGGTGGCCGGTGGCCGCCGCCGCCGCGCTCAGCCTGCCGCTGGCGGCGCCGATGCTGCTGCGCCCGCTCGGCATCGATTGGATGGCGTCCGGCTGGCTGCAACTGCTGCTGGCGACCCCGGTGCAGTTCTGGCTCGGTGCGCGTTTCTACCGCGCCGGCTGGAAGGCGCTGCGCGCCGGCGCCGGCAACATGGACCTGCTGGTGGCGATCGGCACCAGCGCGGCGTATGCGCTGTCGCTGTGGATGCTGCTGGCGTCCGGCGCGCACCACCTGTATTTCGAATCCTCGGCGGTGGTGATCACGCTGGTCCTGCTCGGCAAGTGGCTGGAGGGCAGGGCGCGCGGCCAGACCGTGCAGGCGATCCGCGCGCTGGAAGCGCTGCGGCCCGCCACCGCGCTGGTGCGGCGCGGCGGCCGCGACGTCACCGTGGCGCCGGACGCGCTGCGCAGCGGCGACGTGCTGGTGGTGGCGCCGGGCCAGCGCGTGGCGGCCGACGGCCGCGTGCTGGAAGGCGCCAGCCACCTGGACGAATCGCTGCTGACCGGCGAAAGCCTTCCGGTGGCCAAGGGGCCGGGCGCGCGCGTCACGGGCGGCGCGGTCAACGGCGAAGGCTTGCTGCTGGTCGAGGTGACGGCGGTCGGCGCGGACACGATGCTCAACCGGATCATCCGCATGGTCGAGGATGCGCAGGCCGTCAAGGCGCCGATCCAGCGCCTGGTCGACCGCGTCAGCGCGGTGTTCGTGCCGGCGGTGCTGCTGGTGTCGCTGGCCACGCTGTTCGGCTGGGGCCTGGCCACCGGCGACTGGCGCCAGGCGCTGCTGAACGCGGTGGCGGTGCAGGTGATCGCCTGCCCGTGCGCGCTCGGCCTGGCGACGCCGACCGGCATCATGGTCGGCACCGGCGCCGCCGCGCGCCACGGCATCCTGATCAAGGACGCGGAAGCGCTGGAAACCGCGCATGCGCTGCAGGCGGTGGTGTTCGACAAGACCGGCACCCTGACCGAGGGCCGGCCGCAGGTGGTGGCGCTGGAAGGCGACGATCCGCGCCGCGTCCTGGCCCTGGCGTGGGCGGTGCAGCAGGGCAGCACGCACCCGCTGGCGCGCGCCGTGAGCGAAGCGGCGCAGGCACGGCTGGGCAGCACGCAGGCATCCGCCATCGACGACGATGTGTACGCCAACACGGCGGCCGCCGCCGCGCGCGCGCCGGCGCCGTTGTCGACACCATTGCCGGCGCTGGACGCCATGGCGCTGCCCGGCCGCGGCGTGCAGGCGCGCGTGGACGGCGAGACGGTCTATCTCGGCAGCCGGCGCCTGATGCGCGAACTCGGCGTGGCGACCGGGCGGCTGGACGACGCGGCGCGCCGCCACGAAGCCGATGGCCGCACCGTGTCCTGGCTGGCCGCCGGCTTGCCCGGTGCATTGCAGGTGCGCGGCCTGCTCGCTTTCGGCGACCGCGTCAAGCCGACCAGCGCGGCGGCGGTGGCGCGCCTGCGGGCGCTGGGCATCGAGGTGGCCATGCTGAGCGGCGACAACCGCGGCGCTGCCGCCGCCGTGGCGCGGCAGCTCGGCATCGAGCGCTTCACGGCCGAGGTGCTGCCGGGCGACAAGGCGGACGCGGTGCGCGCCATGATGGCGGCCGGCAGCAAGGTGGCGATGGTCGGCGACGGCATCAACGACGCGCCGGCGCTGGCCGCGGCCGACGTCGGCATCGCCATGGCCGGCGGGTCCGACGTCGCCATGCACACGGCCGGCGTGACGCTGATGCGCGGCGATCCGCTGCTGGTGGCCGACGCCATCGACGTTTCGCGCCGCACCTACCGCAAGATCCGCCAGAACCTGGCCTGGGCCTTCGTCTACAACGTGGTCGGGATTCCGGTGGCGGCGCTCGGCCTGCTCAATCCGGTGCTGGCCGGTGCGGCGATGGCGCTCAGCTCGGTGAGCGTGGTGACCAATGCGCTGCTGCTGCGGCGCTGGCGCCCGGCAGATGCGGTGGCGGCGGCGCCGCTTGCGCAAGCGGAGCTGCCGGCACTGGCGCTGTTGCCGGCGGCAGTGCCGCAAACGATGGAGAATGTGGCGCAGCCTGCGCCATCGACCGACACGGCGCACTCTGCGCCATCAAGCAACGAGGCGCATCCGGCGCCCATTGTGAACGCGGCGCATCCGGCGCCGCAGCCAACAGGAGAACACACGATGTACCAACTGACCGTCGAAGACATGAGCTGCAAGCACTGCGTGGGCCGCGTCACCAAGGCCGTGCAGGAAGTCGACCAGGATGCCAGGGTCGAGATCGACCTGCCGACCAAGCAGGTCACCATCGACAGCGGCGCCGACCTGGGCCGGATCGCCGAGGCGATCGACGCGGCCGGCTACCCGGTGACGGCGCGCGCCGGCGGGTGA
- the tssG gene encoding type VI secretion system baseplate subunit TssG has product MAVIERLLAEPQRFEFFQAVRLLLLWLEERGVPPQRALDQHLRFANSLSLRFPAGQVEALALERHGDAVRRAGVSGPQFRLTPTFMGLLGAHGTLPAHVTERIQEAQALDKGPDGEAARAFLDMLSTRMLALFYGAWRKYRIEHAVAGPGDAFLPLLLALGGFSCGSLHGGAGAAALPAGVDRRLLALYAGVLRQGPASAALLGRMLSDVFGVPVAVEEGIGHWDRLAPPERTALGGANAVLGQAALLGARCWRPDLRVRVRIGPLGKAQFERFLPHGAAAATLRTLLGLFAAPTLAYEIVLVLRREAVRAIRLGGAADRDAPPAAHGRLGLDSYLATAPAARDRADMRYELRPMPPLPPLPPLPVQNP; this is encoded by the coding sequence ATGGCTGTGATCGAGCGCCTGCTGGCCGAGCCGCAGCGCTTCGAATTCTTCCAGGCGGTGCGCCTGCTCCTGCTGTGGCTGGAGGAGCGCGGGGTGCCGCCGCAGCGCGCGCTGGACCAGCACCTGCGCTTCGCCAACAGCCTCTCTCTGCGCTTCCCGGCCGGCCAGGTGGAAGCGCTGGCGCTGGAGCGCCATGGCGACGCCGTGCGCCGCGCCGGCGTGTCAGGCCCGCAGTTCCGCCTGACCCCGACCTTCATGGGCCTGCTGGGCGCGCACGGCACGCTGCCGGCGCACGTGACGGAACGCATCCAGGAAGCGCAGGCGCTCGACAAGGGGCCGGACGGCGAGGCGGCGCGCGCCTTCCTCGACATGCTGTCGACGCGCATGCTGGCGCTGTTCTACGGCGCCTGGAGGAAGTACCGCATCGAGCATGCGGTGGCCGGCCCGGGCGACGCCTTTTTGCCGCTGCTGCTGGCGCTGGGCGGTTTTTCATGCGGCAGCCTGCATGGCGGCGCCGGTGCCGCGGCGCTGCCGGCCGGCGTGGACCGGCGCCTGCTGGCCCTGTACGCCGGCGTGCTGCGCCAGGGGCCGGCCTCGGCGGCGCTGCTGGGCCGCATGCTGTCCGACGTGTTCGGCGTGCCGGTGGCGGTGGAAGAGGGCATCGGCCACTGGGACCGCCTGGCGCCACCGGAGCGCACCGCGCTGGGCGGCGCCAACGCGGTGCTGGGCCAGGCCGCGCTGCTGGGCGCGCGCTGCTGGCGGCCCGACCTGCGCGTGCGCGTGCGCATCGGCCCGCTGGGCAAGGCACAGTTCGAGCGCTTCCTGCCGCATGGCGCCGCGGCCGCCACCCTGCGCACGCTGCTCGGCCTGTTCGCCGCCCCGACCTTGGCCTACGAGATCGTGCTGGTGCTGCGGCGCGAGGCAGTGCGGGCGATCCGCCTGGGCGGCGCAGCGGACCGAGATGCACCGCCGGCAGCGCATGGCCGTCTCGGCCTCGACAGTTATCTCGCCACCGCGCCGGCCGCGCGCGACCGCGCCGACATGCGCTACGAACTGCGGCCCATGCCGCCGCTGCCGCCGCTGCCGCCGCTTCCCGTACAAAACCCTTGA
- the tssF gene encoding type VI secretion system baseplate subunit TssF, producing the protein MDELLRYYEEELGLFGQFAREFRARYPKPAGELHLSGDSYDDPSVARLIQSVALMSARIKKRLDDDYPKFTESLLESLYPHYLRPLPSHTVVQVGYRDQAEIPETPSMLARGTMLRTSAERDNICLFRTVYDVVLAPLKVSRVAWAPLLAPPRALRLPRGAGSGIAITIEQAGGAHAGLPALLPPTLRLFADGEASLRAAFVDALFLRCAGAWVQPEGDGAWLPLARIPLRLAGFAEDDAMIPFPARSHPALRLLTEYFCYPEKFNFIDLELDELRALLPPRCARFTLHLALSGIGADSDTAHLLSGLDAHNLLPGCTPVINLFPKAGAPLQLSYTSADYPLLADSAHAGAYEIHSVDAVRLVREGGHRAGVTRFAPLYTLDCGLDGAAEEPEQDRTRERPGAGGRMHYWITRRDHATAAVSPGHEMRIALIDGDFRSTETTGATLSSDLTCTNRDHPSHLRYGSAHGDLRTDELAGIAPIRMLRKPSPSWRFDSAKGAHWRLISHLSLNPGGAIMAGLADFQKMLSLYDLARSPDVQRRIGGIVGLEHGAVRAWVRSAPVSTLMPGIGIRLTVDEDAFAGAGLYVFAQVLDHYFALNAQINCFTRLQVVSSRSGREILACAPRTSVREWL; encoded by the coding sequence ATGGACGAGCTGCTGCGTTATTACGAGGAAGAACTGGGCCTGTTCGGCCAGTTCGCACGCGAGTTCCGCGCCCGCTATCCGAAGCCCGCCGGCGAACTGCACCTGTCCGGCGACAGCTACGACGACCCCAGCGTGGCGCGCCTGATCCAGTCGGTGGCCCTGATGAGCGCACGCATCAAGAAGCGCCTCGACGACGATTATCCGAAGTTCACCGAATCGCTGCTGGAAAGCCTGTATCCGCATTACCTGCGTCCCTTGCCCTCGCATACCGTGGTTCAGGTGGGCTATCGCGACCAGGCCGAGATTCCGGAAACGCCGTCGATGCTGGCGCGCGGCACCATGCTACGCACCAGCGCCGAGCGCGACAACATCTGCCTGTTCCGCACCGTCTACGACGTGGTGCTGGCGCCCTTGAAGGTGAGCCGGGTGGCGTGGGCGCCGCTGCTGGCGCCGCCGCGCGCGCTGCGCCTGCCGCGCGGGGCCGGCAGCGGCATCGCCATCACGATCGAGCAGGCCGGCGGCGCCCACGCCGGTTTGCCGGCGCTGCTGCCGCCGACCTTGCGCCTGTTCGCCGACGGCGAAGCCTCGCTGCGCGCCGCCTTTGTCGATGCGCTGTTCCTGCGCTGCGCCGGCGCCTGGGTACAGCCGGAGGGCGATGGCGCCTGGCTGCCGCTGGCGCGCATTCCGCTGCGCCTGGCCGGCTTTGCCGAAGACGACGCTATGATCCCGTTCCCGGCGCGCTCGCATCCGGCGCTGCGCCTGCTCACCGAATACTTCTGCTACCCGGAAAAATTCAACTTCATCGACCTGGAACTGGACGAGCTGCGCGCGCTGCTGCCGCCGCGCTGCGCGCGTTTCACCCTGCACCTGGCGCTGAGCGGCATCGGCGCCGATTCCGATACCGCGCACCTGCTGTCCGGCCTGGACGCGCACAACCTGCTGCCCGGCTGTACGCCGGTGATCAACCTGTTCCCCAAGGCCGGGGCGCCGCTGCAGTTGTCCTATACCAGCGCCGACTACCCGCTGCTGGCCGACAGCGCCCATGCCGGCGCCTACGAGATCCACAGCGTGGACGCGGTGCGCCTGGTGCGCGAAGGCGGCCACCGCGCCGGCGTGACCCGCTTCGCGCCGCTGTACACGCTGGACTGCGGCCTGGATGGCGCAGCGGAGGAGCCCGAGCAAGACCGCACGCGCGAGCGGCCCGGCGCCGGCGGCCGCATGCATTACTGGATCACCCGGCGCGACCACGCTACCGCCGCCGTCAGTCCCGGCCACGAGATGCGCATCGCCCTGATCGACGGCGACTTCCGCAGCACCGAGACCACCGGCGCCACCCTGTCGAGCGACCTCACCTGCACCAACCGCGACCACCCGAGCCACCTGCGCTACGGCAGTGCGCACGGCGACCTGCGCACCGACGAACTGGCCGGCATCGCACCGATCCGCATGCTGCGCAAGCCGTCGCCGAGCTGGCGCTTCGACAGTGCCAAGGGCGCGCACTGGCGCCTGATCTCGCACCTGTCGCTGAACCCGGGCGGCGCCATCATGGCCGGCCTGGCGGACTTCCAGAAAATGCTGTCGCTGTACGACCTGGCGCGCTCGCCGGACGTGCAGCGCCGCATCGGCGGCATCGTCGGCCTGGAGCACGGCGCGGTGCGCGCCTGGGTGCGCTCGGCACCGGTATCGACCCTGATGCCGGGCATCGGCATCCGCCTGACGGTGGACGAGGACGCCTTCGCCGGCGCCGGCCTGTACGTGTTCGCCCAGGTGCTCGACCATTATTTCGCGCTCAACGCCCAGATCAACTGCTTCACCCGCCTGCAGGTGGTGTCCAGCCGCAGCGGCCGCGAGATCCTGGCCTGCGCGCCGCGCACCAGCGTGCGGGAATGGCTGTGA
- a CDS encoding glutathione S-transferase N-terminal domain-containing protein yields MTDLSNFPVTRKWPPHHPERLQLYSMTTPNGVKAAIMLEEIGLPYEAHRVSFEANEQTSPEFLALNPNNKIPAILDPDGPGGEPLALFESGAILLYLAEKTGKLLPTDPAARYETIQWVMFQVGGIGPMFGQLGFYLKFAGKDWEDKRPRDRYVGEAKRLLGVLDKRLQGREWIMGGEYTIADVITFTWVNALRSMPEAKGLIDVGDYPEVNRVVDVFLQRPAVVRGLKIPAA; encoded by the coding sequence ATGACTGACCTGAGCAATTTCCCGGTAACACGTAAATGGCCGCCGCATCACCCGGAGCGCCTGCAGCTGTATTCGATGACCACGCCCAACGGCGTCAAGGCGGCGATCATGCTGGAAGAGATCGGCCTGCCCTACGAGGCGCACCGCGTGTCGTTCGAAGCCAACGAGCAGACCTCGCCGGAATTCCTGGCGCTGAACCCGAACAACAAGATCCCCGCCATCCTCGATCCGGACGGCCCCGGCGGCGAGCCGCTGGCGCTGTTTGAGTCCGGCGCCATCCTGCTGTACCTGGCCGAAAAGACCGGCAAGCTGCTGCCCACCGATCCGGCGGCGCGCTATGAGACCATCCAGTGGGTGATGTTCCAGGTGGGCGGCATCGGCCCGATGTTCGGCCAGCTCGGCTTCTACCTGAAATTCGCCGGCAAGGACTGGGAAGACAAGCGCCCGCGCGACCGCTACGTGGGCGAGGCCAAGCGCCTGCTGGGCGTGCTGGACAAGCGGCTGCAGGGACGCGAATGGATCATGGGCGGCGAGTACACGATCGCCGACGTCATCACCTTCACCTGGGTGAACGCGCTGCGCAGCATGCCGGAGGCAAAAGGCTTGATCGACGTGGGCGATTATCCGGAGGTGAACCGAGTGGTGGATGTGTTCCTGCAGCGGCCGGCGGTGGTCAGGGGCCTGAAAATACCGGCTGCCTGA
- a CDS encoding SDR family oxidoreductase, which yields MKAIVTGHTKGLGAALAHNLLARGVPVMGLARSRAPELARAYPALFEEVELDLADGAALAAWLADGILKDYLDGTGAVLLLNNAGMVSPVGPLDQQDPAAVLRAVTLNVAAPLALSAAVARASGGAQRRILHISSGAGRNAYPGWSVYCGTKAALDQHARAVTLDGAPDIKICSLAPGVIDTGMQAEIRDTPEANFPMRSRFVELKETGSLVDPDECAERLVDYLLGAGFGDEVVADLRSLG from the coding sequence ATGAAAGCGATCGTTACCGGCCATACCAAGGGCCTCGGCGCCGCCCTGGCGCACAACCTGCTGGCGCGCGGCGTGCCGGTGATGGGCCTTGCGCGCAGCCGCGCACCCGAGCTGGCGCGCGCCTATCCGGCGTTGTTCGAGGAGGTCGAGCTGGACCTGGCCGACGGCGCTGCGCTGGCGGCGTGGCTGGCGGACGGCATCCTCAAGGACTACCTGGACGGCACCGGCGCCGTGCTGCTGCTGAACAATGCCGGCATGGTCAGCCCGGTCGGTCCGCTCGACCAGCAGGACCCGGCAGCGGTGCTGCGCGCGGTGACGCTGAACGTGGCGGCGCCGCTGGCGCTGTCGGCCGCGGTGGCGCGCGCCAGCGGCGGCGCGCAGCGGCGCATCCTGCACATCTCCAGCGGCGCCGGGCGCAATGCCTATCCCGGCTGGAGCGTGTATTGCGGCACCAAGGCCGCGCTCGACCAGCACGCACGCGCGGTGACGCTGGACGGCGCCCCCGACATCAAGATCTGCAGCCTGGCGCCGGGCGTGATCGACACCGGCATGCAGGCCGAGATCCGCGATACGCCCGAGGCGAACTTTCCGATGCGCAGCCGCTTCGTCGAGTTGAAGGAAACCGGCAGCCTGGTCGATCCGGACGAGTGCGCCGAGCGCCTGGTGGATTACCTGCTCGGCGCCGGGTTCGGGGACGAGGTGGTGGCGGATTTGCGGTCGCTGGGCTGA